The segment TGTCGATGCGCTACGATTACTTCGTGCTTCAATAACCAACTTTACGGCCAAGGGCACACGCCCTTGGCCCGATTAATCCGCGAGTGGATTTTTCAGACCCGCAGTGAGGACATCCATGCGCCAACCCGATATCGAGATCTACCTGAAAGAAGCGGTCACCTACAAGGACGTCGAAGCCTGGCTGGCCAACGTGCTGGGCCCGTGCACCGAATGGAAAAAGAAAGGCGAAACCTGGAAGTGCACCGCAGGTGACGTACCCGTTACCTGGATGCCAAAAGCCGTCGGCAAATGGAACAGCCTGTACCTGGACAGCGACCAGACACCGTGGGAAGACGACATTGCCTGTGCCAAGGCCGCTTTTGACGCACTGAAGATCGAAGTGCGTTGCGCGCCGGGCAGCTGGGTCGAGGAACAGGGCGAGGCTGATGCTGATCGCTGGATCCGCATCAGTGAAGACGGCCAGGAAGAAATCACCTGGAAAACCGGTTCCTGAGCTGCAAATAACACCCTGTAGCCGCTGCCGCAGGCTGCGACAAGGGCCGAAGGACCTTCAGGGTCGCTTCGCAACCCATCGCAGCCTTCGGCAGCGACTACAGGAACTGCATTACAGCCCCACTACATCTTCAGCCTGCAAACCCTTGTCACCTTTGACCTGGGTGTACTCGACCTGCTGGCCTTCAGCCAGGCTGCGATGGCCTTCACCGCGAATGGCGCGGTAATGCACAAACACATCCGCCCCGTTTTCACACTGAATAAAGCCGTAGCCCTTGGCATCGTTGAACCACTTCACACTGCCTGTTACGCGCGTTGTCATGGATCCTTCCCCCCTTTTTATTATTGATCGGGCTCGTTAATTGGCCCTTTGAGAACTAGTGTTTGAACCTGACGCTTCACTACTGGGTCTTGCGCGGTGTCGCGAAAGACCACCGAGTATAAGTCAGGCAAAAAAACACTCAATCAATATTAGTTCGCCGCTTTTTTGCCGATTTTCGGGAGATACGGCACACTACCCGGCCGAGTAAACGCTCGTTTTATCCACTAACGCAGAAGCCGTATGACCCCCTCCCCATTCCGCCGCCTTGTATTTGGCGCCCTGCGTCGCTTGCTGTACCTGTGGGTGCGCTCGGAGACCATTAATCAGTCTTCCCTGACCCTGAACCTGGATCGCAGCCGACCCGTGTTCTACGTACTGCAATCGCCCTCGCTGACCGAACTGGCCGTGATCGATACCGAGTGTTCCAAGGCCGGCCTGCCGCGCCCGGTATTGCCGGTTGCAGTGGGAGAGATGATCGAGCCTGCCGCCTTTTTCTACCTGACCCCCGAGCCCGACTGGCTGGGGCGACAGGACAAGCGCGGAGCTCCGCCAACCTTGACCCGCCTGGTCGACGGCCTGACCCAAAACCCGGGCGAGGATGCGCAAATCATTCCGGTCAGCGTGTTTTGGGGGCAGTCACCCGACAGCGAGTCCAGCCCCTGGAAACTGCTGTTTGCCGACAGCTGGGCCGTCACCGGGCGCCTGCGCCGCTTGCTGCGCATCCTGATCCTGGGTCGCAAAACCCGCGTGCAATTCTCGGCCCCCATTCACTTGCGCGAACTGGTCGACCTCAACAAGGGTCATGAACGCACCGTGCGCATGGCCCAGCGTATTTTGCGCGTGCACTTTCGCAACCTGAAAACCGCCACCATCGGCCCGGACCTTTCCCACCGTCGCAACCTGGTCAAGGGGCTGGTCAATGAACCCGCCGTGCGCCAGGCCATCCTTGACGAAGCCGAGCGCGAGAACATCTCGCCGGACAAGGCCCGTGCCCAAGCACTGCGCTACGCCAATGAAATCGCCTCGGACTACACCTACACCGCGATCCGTTTTTTTGAAGTGCTCCTGAGCTGGTTCTGGAACAAGATTTACGACGGGGTCAAGGTCAACCATATCGAGAGCGTGCAGAAGGTTGCCCAGGGTCACGAGATCATTTACGTGCCGTGCCACCGCAGCCATATCGACTACCTGCTGCTGTCCTACCTGCTGTTTCGCAACGGCCTGACTCCGCCGCACATTGCCGCCGGGATCAACCTCAACATGCCGGTGCTGGGCCGCCTGCTGCGCCGTGGCGGGGCTTTTTTCATGCGC is part of the Pseudomonas sp. ML2-2023-3 genome and harbors:
- a CDS encoding cold-shock protein, with protein sequence MTTRVTGSVKWFNDAKGYGFIQCENGADVFVHYRAIRGEGHRSLAEGQQVEYTQVKGDKGLQAEDVVGL